A stretch of DNA from Prinia subflava isolate CZ2003 ecotype Zambia chromosome 9, Cam_Psub_1.2, whole genome shotgun sequence:
TGacagaaatatctgaaaatcTTTCAGATTTTCTGTCTTTGACAAACTTTGCTTATTTTAAATGATGCATGCCATTAAGTTTGGCACAAGCcaaacatatatacatatattgtCCTGgaatatattataaaaatattatacaGATATTATAATTTAACCATTTGCAAGAATGAGGAGAAGGGACTATTTTTCCCCTCCGTTATAGAAAATCCTGTTGACCTCTTATTTGAGACACTCCTTTGGAACAGGAGACTGAAATCTGCCACAGTGTCAGAGATATATTTTCAGTCTGTGAAAATCAGCTAAATGTTTGAATAAATcataaatcttaaaaaaaatacattcataaATGTTTCCACAAACGAAACCCTGAGATATAGTTTATGATTATATCACTAAAAACTGGCCTTTATGATCAAAAGGATTAAGGTTCCATGCTCTGTCTAGCACTTGCTAAAAGTTCATCTTTTGGCATCATAATTTTAGTAATCTTTGAATGATGAGGGAGCAGTCTTTCTGTTCCAAAGCAATTAGAGAAATCATTTAAAATTccctattttaatatttcactgAGTGGAAAAGAGAGGCTtcccttctgcttttcaaaGAGAGAAAACCAGAGCACAAGAGTGATTAGACTTAATGGGGCCAAActgccagcactgggcactAATTAGGAATTATATCTGTAAGCATATGCTGAACCCCATACACATGCATTTAATTCAATGAGGACCTACATGGCTATTACACTAAATTTTATCAGGCCAAGAAAAGGCATTTAAGGTGAAGCAATGGTCTGTTGTGCACAAAAACAACTGAATTGCCTCAACTTGTGTTCTTGCTCTCAGCCTTGTCAGGGAAGGACATTTTTGCCTTGGGAGCACAGCACAGTTCTTTCACTGTTCTTGTACtgaaagggttttttctgaGTAAAACTAAAATAATCTCAAGATTGTTTGATTTTATATTCATACATTTTTAGCTACTTCTgatgtgtgtgtaaatattttctaaagGGTCAGCCAGCAGCTGATTTTACCAGGTCTACTTCACCATTAATCTCATTTTGCAAAAGATCAaagccaaaaggaaaaattaagatTTGTTAGTTCTGATTCTCTCCTCTTCAAGCATCCAAAGTGGGGCCTCTTAAGTGTGAGAGGAGAAGAAAGATGAGTTCAGCCACAGAAATGAGCTTTCCAAAGGCAGGCTGCCAGACTCCATTATTGCATAGTCCTTTTATTCTACATCTAATAAGAAAATGGTGATCCCTAACTCCCACAGAAAACTAACTAAAATAAACTTTTCCTTACAGTTTTTCATAGAAAAGGCACAAACACTAAAGCAATAAGATGCTTAGGCTACATTGCTTCTTTGGACTgggagtttaaaaataattacaaattacTAAAACGTTGCACTTCTATTTCTAGTCCCCTAAATCAAAAgctattctttctttttcatctatGTAATTCTACAGTCATATTATGTGAGTACCACAATGCAGTATTAAAGCCTTTGTAACCAAAATATATCTTCTATGTAGTAATCATATGAAAGACAGATGTTAGTCATTATTAACAATTCTTCATTAGTAATCATtacaaaattatgttttaaattactaaaaaatcaatattttttgtAAGTACCAAATATAAAACTTAAAGTATTCAATagagtattttctttaattttccttgGTATTTATATTGCAATGTGTACAACTGTCTTTTCCCATGATTCATTTTTGAGCAcctgcaccaaaaaaaaattcccagttGATTTGTAATGCAattcaaatttcattttatttccctgaagAACCTCTTGAAGataagaaaaaggagaagaatagAACCAGAATCCCTGTAAAAGGAAACCAGATTCCCTGTTTCACTAACaccctttattttcctttttttaaaatgtacagaAGAACATAGCAACACGAAATAGCTACAGTAGAGTTTGTGGtgcctcctggagctgctgcctcgtGGGGCTCTCCTGTGTGGCCCAGGTGTCCTTCCCAGGAGCCAGCCACACACGGCCCCACGGCAGGGGCTCACCTCATGCACCTCAGCCCCAGTCCTTCACCTCTCAGGGAAAGATCAGAACCGGCCTGAATCTTCCTGCCTGCTGTCTAAGGGCAGACAAAAAGATTACTTCCCAGTGAAAATTGCATCATTGCTTGTCCCTAGTGGGAGATTGGATTAGAAGGGAGTGCTGGGGAAAGTCACTGTTCTccttgctggtgctgctggcgTCATGGGCTGCTCAGCGTGGGCATGACGACAGACACTGGCCTCAATAACAAAATTATCCAGACCTTTTTACATGCAAGCACCAGAGCTAGCACaatgtcctgcagcagcaaggaaGCCTGCCTGCCTTCTCCATGAAGAAATACTTCCTGTGCCTCCTCAAGTTTCCAATCTCTCATTACATTCCTGTGGTATTTGATGGAACCGGATGAGATAGATACAAGGGAACACTTCTatataaaattagaaaaaagtACTGATGCTGTGCTTCACATTTCCTGTTACAGGCTAATTGATGATCTTGAGGGAAAAATTACTTGTCCAGTAGTATTTTTAGAACAAGCTCTGTTCTCAGgttgtatatatatattcacaTATATATTGATGACCAGTAATTTTAGAACAGAGTATATTAGATATCCACACATGCCGTGCACTCCTggccaggcaggaaggaagaaggcaggagctggggagtgTGTGCAGAGTCATATTTCTGATCTGACCCACACTCTGCAATGGGACTCTGTTTCTTCAAACACTTCATTCTACTCTCTGCCTCATCTGTGTCTTTAAACACATTCCCACAACACAAGAATATAATGTTTATAACAGCAGCTGTATGTCCAGCATGGTACAAAGCTGAGCAGCAATACAGCATTTGTCtaaacaaaatacacaaaaggGAAGTACAGTTTGCTGTTTGCTAAAGTCTTCCTTCATATTTTATGGAAGACTGATTCCTTCAGACTTGGTCAGCTTCAGGATACAAAATATGAACAACTGCTTGTTTCTGCCTGAGGCCCAGGGCCTGACAGCTGTTTCCAGTGGTTTTGTTCGGGGCATGGAGAccccctttcctcttcccacaGGGAGCAGGCTGCAGTGGAGCACAGCTGCCTCCATGATGGTGTTTGCATGGCTGTTTGCTGCCTTCTGGGCCGTCATGCCCTTACTGGGCTGGGGAGAGTACGACTACGAACCCCTGCGAACCTGCTGCACCCTGGACTACAGCAAAGGGGACAGGTGagggccagggcagctcccacgGGAGCAGAGGGCAGGCTGCCCTCCCCTAGGATGGCCTTGGTGGCACACAAACCCCCTCAGCTGTGCCCACCACTGCTCCTGGGGCAGatgtccctccccagcagctggcaCGAGGCAGGCATCACCCAAGGCTCCTGGACTTGCCTGCTGGCACGGCTGGAGTCAGCTTCCTCTGTGGCAGAGGCTGGTGCTCAGCTTGCTGCCACTCCCTCACCCATCTACACGCTGCATCTTTTCTGGGTTTAGGGCGTGAAGCTCTTTCAGAATGCTTTTGGCTTTATGCAGGCCAGCACAGATGTCTGGTGTAGTAGGTGTAGTAGGTTTAGAATACAAACACCTGTTGTGATTTTCTACAGTGCTATCCATCCCACCCACAATAGCGTGGCACAGCTTAACTGGCCTTCAGCAAATGCTGCACCTGAAGGACGTTGATAAATGTGgtttttgcaattttaaaattagaattgGGAAATACTTATAGCAAGTTTACAGAGGTGCACTGGAGTTAAAATAAcaccctctttttttcttccctcctcaccTTTTCCAGAAACTATGTCACATTCCTTTTTGCTCTGTCCACTTTCAATTTCATGATCCCAGGCTTCATCATGATGACAGCCTATCAGTCCATACACCAAAAGTTCAGGAAAACTGGGCACTTTAAGGTAAGAAAGCTCCCCGAAGCCCTGTAACCACCTTCACAAAATAGGGCTGCATTCAGTAGAGACAAAgtccttgaaaaaaaacccaatttctTTCACAAAGACTTTGACTCAGCTGCTTCTGTCCTAACTCCCCAGTGCTACTTGAGTAGAAGGGTAGTGCACCACAGGATGGGGCCATTCAGAAAGTTCATGGAAACATCATCCTTGAAAATGTCAACATTTTATCAGACAGCCACATTTGCCCCAAGCTAGTGCTGTAAATGGTTCCCCATCAAAGAGTTGGACCAGTGATCCTGAAGATTTCCCTCCATCAACACTGGTCCAACTCTCCTcaaaaaatgaacacatttaGAGTATACAGAATGTTTGCCAATAGCATATCAATATTTATCCAGAGAAATTTAGCTCAGGAAGGATTGTTATTTCCTGCTTTGCTACAGGCCTTTGGCTGATGGCTGAGGAAGTCAGAACTAACAGCTCTGCTAGGAAACATGCGGGCACTCCATGGGGGGAGAAGGGCCTTCCCATACACACTGTGTTAACACTTGGCTGAGGAAATTCAGGAATCTTTATGAGCTGGAAACAAAGGAACTGTTCCGGTGTGGCAGGTTTATGGGAATGTAATGTGGCCATTATAGGAGTTGTTTGCTGAGGTGCAGGCTGTACAGTCTGGGGCACTGTGCATGGCTGGTGGGCACAGCCCAACCCCTGCACTCAGTAAAGACAGTCAGATCTCAAGAGAAATGTTATACTGACAGAGACAGGCAGACTTGTTTGTAGCTGACTGGAATAAAAACATGTGCCCTCCATATATTTCTTGAACAAATCTCAGTGTTCATTATTATGTCTATTACTTTTTTCCAGTGGGTTTGTATGCACTAGCATGTGATTTCTTTCTTATGATactctgcagctgtgcagacAAGTTACAATGCAGAAAATTTAAGGATGAAATTATCAATTCCTTACTCATTAATATTTATAAGATACTTGGGAATATTTAtactttataaataaaataatatttataagATACTGCCATGAACACAATGGACAGGGCCCTAGCATAAAGGACAGAGAAATCCTCCTACCACAACATAGCTACTGCATccattttctgcagcagcatggCAGTGGCTTCACACAGTTTGTCTGCAAGACCAACTAGGAAGTCAGAAAAATATCATTCcttttaatctgctttttaatttctacATTGCTCTCTCCCCCCAGCAGCAGTTACTCTCCATGGCTTCTATATCCAGCACACACTGATTTAGCTGATCCAGCATAAGGTGTTTTGTCCCCTGTGCCACTCCCCACCCACGCCCAGGATCAGGCTTTGGTGCAGCTGGGCTGTTCTGTCTCATATCCTGCTGGCTGATCCTCTCCTGCTACTGAACACAAACCACGGTCTCACAGGACCTCTCCCATCCACTTGTTGCAGTGTGTGACtgtgaaacacaaagaaaactctcgctcttgtttttcagtttaataCTGGTTTACCACTGAAGACACTGGTCATCTGCTGGGGTCCCTATTGCCTCCTGTGCTCCTATGCAGCAGTGGAAAATGTGATGTTCATTCCACCAAAATACCGCATGGTACGTGGGTGCCACCTCAGAACCCAAACAGTGAAATTCTCCTCactctcctctctctgtctctaTGGAACAATGCCTATTTACTCACTACTGGGTTTACTTGTAAAAATGTATACAAGAAGTCCTTTTCCTCAAAACATTCTGTTCATCTGCCATTTTATAGTGAAAACAGGTAAGCACAGTGATATAACAGGCACTGCATTACTGCTTTGATCAAGCAAAAATTTAGGAAGTCGGGGGTATTTTCAGCAGTTAGTTAGGAGTGTGTAACCTGTACTCTTCTGTGCCATGTAGGAGCTTTTTGTGTCCTTCCCACAGTGAGGTACCAGCTcagaattttcagttttaaagagACTGTCTGTCTCATTCATATTTCTAGCACTTTTCTTTCCTCAAGGAAGCTGTAATTGATCATTCCTAAGGTTCTGCTgcctcctttttcccctttcttctaTGAGTCTTGGCTCCAAAGCCACTTTTGGGACTCAGTAATATCACATCAAACCTTACATTCCATGCCCCAAAATCAGCCCAGCTTCAGGTCACCAAATGCATGACTGTATTCAGTATCCCACATTAAATGTGTTAGCAACATCAGCCTGTTTATCTATCTCCAGGTGTCCATGGCACACCTTTCACTCCTCCTCAGTGTTTGTATTCACTCTCAACTGAATTATCCTTGTCTGAGGCAATGCCAACCTAAATTCTTTCTCCTGGAAACTGTAATTTCCTCAGGAGGACTTCCCAGCAGTGAAATTGCTTTTACTTCTCCCCTGTCAGGGAGTGGGAAGCTAATGCCATTGGAGAGAGGCTTTTTTTGGTGAAGGGAAACTAAACTTAGGCTGAAATCAGCCCACTGGCTTCTCTGTTGTTTTCCTAGTAATAAATATTGTGTCTCATGACAGATTCCTGCCCTTATTGCCAAGACTGTGCCAACGGTGGATGCCTTTGTATATGCCCTGGGAAATGAGAACTACAGAGGAGGAATATGGCAGTTCCTCACGGGACAGAAGATTGAGAAAGCAGAGGTTGATAACAAAACTAAATAACCCATTATGGCATTACACAAAATTACTGCGGGTACAtcactgaaagcaaaattcaAGAGAAAACTGAGTGCATTCTCTGATGTGTGCAAAGGTGGTTCCACATTGGAAAGGCTGTGCATTGGCTACAAACAATGAAGTATGGAAAGAAAGCCCTCCAGATAACTGTCCAAACCATCAGGAGCTGCTTGTCAAACAAGCTGCCTTAAATCTGTGTCGATTGTCATCAGTCTCATTTTGTATGTCACTGCAAATAAACTATGTGCTGGAAAGCATTTTTTATCTCCTGATAAAAGCTAACAGAAAAGCTCAGCAAATTAGCTAAAGAAAGATATTCATTTATCCAGTGAGGCCTCATCAGATCAATCTGTGCAGGTTGTCCATATGGTAATGTCTGGATTATTAGAAGATTAAACCAGTATCCACTATTGACCACATGTCTGTATAAATAGCTTGTTCATCTGAACAACTCATTTTCAGTGCACCCAAAACAGGAGTTTCCAAATTTCCATCATGAATCTGACATCCTTGCTCCATAAAAACATTTTAGTGAGCATGTTTCCCCAGTAAGGAATATTAGCTTGGCTCCTAGTCAAATGAGTTACTGTGTGACATTCAGCTCTGTCACACACTAAACTGCATCAgattttgcagctgctgcttaGCAGGACAATCAAAAGCTTATAATCCATCATAAAAAACATTCATCTTTTTGTTGAACATTGAGCAAAAACTAAAGGGAGATATGAGTCAGATTCTGTTCAAAAATGCCATaagaataaaaatcaatttCACATCTTCTGTTAAATCCTCCTATGTTCTACATAAGAGAGCAACTACTGAATCAGTGGTGATTAAAGAGTCTGAGCAATTTAAAAGTCACTTTCATTATTATCAGAATTCATATGTATTTTGAACTCTCAGAAAAGTCCATTTTAAATACTTGCATTTACTCATGTTGCTCCTATTGCCTAATGATGAAAAACTGTCAGTTGATATTGCCTGTTATTACAAGATGTGTCTCAGAATTGCccatttgtaaaaaaatatgTGCATGACAGAGATTAGAAGAGATTGTGtgtacaaaaaaagcaaacctaATTGATATTTACAGGGATCATATGGTTCATTTCCAAGCACTGACAGTGAAAGGGTCTTTGAAACTAGCCAAAGTAAAAGCTGATCCATACTTCTGATGCCTTCCAGCATATTAAAAGGGGAACCAGTTGTTTATGAGGTACAAAAGGGTAGATGGTACAATCCTGCAAGCTAAGCAATCAGTGGGTTGAAGGAACACTCCTCTCATGTCTAGAGATAGGGAATGAAAGTCATTTTGTCAGCAGTTAACCAACATGATCCCATTCAAAGATGTGCTTTGGGACTTCATGAGGTTTAATCTGGTCACAAACTACCTGACAGAGCACTGAATAATGCCATGACAAAATTATCCAGAATAATGACATCTAATGCTGACAGCTAAGACTTACATCTTAGATACACATAATATAAAGTGAGCAGATGACAAAATGTTTGCCCTGATAAGTGAAAATAATGTGTCTGGGCACAAAATTACCTTTAAATAAGTATCTACAGTGACAGGCTCTGAATATGCAATTATCTCTTTCTCAGGAAAGAGGCCTCGGTAGGTCCTGCAATCACCAGCTCCATTGTCAGTGGGGTCACAATGACAAATCTCAGCAGAATGctaaaaaacactaaaaaaggAGTAGGCAGCAAAACAGGACACATGGTCACACCATTTGAAAACCATCTATTCAGACTTAGTGAATAGAACACATAGTTTGGGTCATTCCAGCTCAGAGAGGATAAACTACAGAGAAGATCAAACACAGGGAGAAGCTTGAGCACAGTAGGGAGGAAATGAAGGAGAGTGTTGGCTCAGAAGAGGTGGCTAGTGAGGAGAACAGAGACAGGCTTATTGAACCAGGGATACAGGGCATGAGAGATGGAAGGACTGTTTGCTGCTCCCAGTAGCAGAAGAATGATGGCACATACAGTAAAATTAGTTTGAGATGTGCATTTTCTGAAGGACATGGTTTGAGGAGTGTTTTCATGTCTGCCTACTGAAACACATTATGGATTACATAAAAAGATTGTCATAATCTAATAAATAACAGCTAAAGACATTTGGTTAGGAACTGAGTCCCTTTGGCTTAAAGGAAATACATCAGGAACTCATCTCAGACTTTGGATTAGTCCATTTGCTGATTGATTTTTGACTTGCTCTTAGTGCAAACTTTCTAATGTGGGAgtagaaagcagcagagctgtttcttCATTCTGTTGGACAGCTACAAATCTAAGCATGCCTCTGCTTAGTTTGCTGCATTCTTTTTCACATTGATTACTGAGAAGTAGTGGTGGGTAAAGCTGAATATCATGGCTTAGAGAACGTAACATTGGTAAAGGGTATTCAAGCCTTGAGACAAATGAGGCCTCTGTCCCAAGCAGCAACAAAATCTGTCTTCTTGAGCCCCACTGAAGAAACACAAGGTAACCAAGTCACTGAAGCCTTTCAGACCTAGAGACGGTGCAAAACTTACACATGGAGTGTGAAGAACCCAGGATGTGTTCATAGGGCCCAGAGTAGTGTTGTAAGCTTGGGACTAAGCAGAGGCAGTACAGTGCATGACAGTGAGATGAGAACAGCCTGTCCCACCCAAGGGGGAGAGAGGACTCACCTCAGATGGTTTCCTGTGCACTGCTCCCACTGGGTCAGAAATCTCACCTGGTTTCACTCTGCACCACTAAACCTAAAAATGTAGATAAAACATGAGTAATTTCTCCTGTCATTTATCTCCCCCCCTACATGTCTTCAACAAATGCTTCACAGCATGGCCCCATAGCTGTTCCAGCTCCAGGACTCCTTCATACAAGTTCCTTACTGAGGGAAGAGAGGCAAACAAAGCATTTGAACAAACAGTTCAAATTCTGGTTTATAGCCTTGGCTGCTGACTTCCTGCCAAAGAAGGGAGGAATTTGAGTTGCTCATGGCTCATTTATTGgattatgaatactttctctccacaaaagaaaaaaaaaaaaaaaaaaaaaaaaaaaaaaaaaaaaaaaaagaaacacgAGAGTTTCCAGGGACTGGTCACCAAGATTTAGCAGTACTTGCTAACTGGTCACTCTTCTGGCTATGACTAGTTCTCACCACTGGTTTATCCACATTAGGAAGTGGCTGATGACCACTAACAATGGCCTAAACAAGTGTCCTGTGCTTCAGGAAAGTGTCTGAAAGCAAACTGCAGGGCATCAAGACGCCCAACACATACTTTTACTTAATTGCACAGTTCATCCTTAGCACAGTCAGCCTTCACCAATGTGCTGGCTCAGCGCCCCATGGCACTGCTGGTTGTCCAGGTCTTACCAGTGGATATCTGTTACCATCCTAATAACACCTGTCACAACAAGGTGTTATCTTGAGTAGTTTAGGCTGAAGCATACAAAATCCCATCATGATTTTGTCCCAGATGGCTAGAAACAGGATTTACATTACCCTAACCAAAGTACAGGCCAGGGGGTTATACAGGGGATGCAAGACACTCCTACACATGTATTCCAACTATTCTCTAAACCAAACTGcataagaacaaaaaaatagacACTCAGCTTAAGCCAGTATAGCCAATATGAACATCAGTGATTAATacctgtcctgtcactacagatGAGAGTGACTACAGCAACAGTGTGTCCactgttaaaaataattaaataacaCCTCAGGTTATGTCACATTAGCCACTgcaacccaaacaaaacagaagtgGAAGGTGGGCCGCCCCTTAGGCTTCAATTACTTGATTCCAACCACTCTTAACACCCAGTGATCTGCAGTATTATATCCAATATCACTTAAACACCCTACCATCCCTCTTACAGTCAAACTAATTCTGCTCATTTGTGTCAGAGGGAGAATTTTGACACACTGATGAAAAACagactttcaaagaaaaaacagaaggcaatttttcttccttatctcTAAATACAAAGTGTAATTTCTTCGGGTTTTCTTTCATCAGACATAAGTGCCTCACACCTTGCATAGCATTTCATGCAGTTCTACTTTCAAGGTTATTAAACACCCACAACTCCAAATGAAGTTACTGTGTCCTCAAAAATGCTGCAAACCCAGATCTTGCTGACTCAGCTTTCATGCACTGCCCACACTTACAAACACCCTACAGTTCAATGAAAGGGACTCAGGCTTTTCTGCAGTGCACATTCCCCGTGTGCCTCACACACATTGTGGTGTGTTTtgcccagcaccctcagcaCAGCCGGTGGGAGCATTACACAATCCAGCAGTAGGGTCAGAGGAGAAATCTGCACTGTTCCCAGTCTATCATCATGCCTCTTTGAACTGCATTACTGTAAAACACGGTAGTAAGCTGGTTTTGtcatcacagagaaaaaaaggactGCCAAAACCTTAAACATGGTCCCAAGTGCTAGTGATTGGTTTGGTTCAACAAGGTGggatacaaaaacaaaaagtgaaatataAGATCCTTATAGCATGATGAATGGCAAGTGTTAGTCACAAATACTCATCCTTCCTGTTACGCCTCACTTAAATTTCTGTTCATGTTTCACCTGCAAGGATGACAAAGAAGAGGCTCACACCCCAGCCGATGATAGTGAGAGTTTGCATGTTGGAGTTAAACTGCAATATTTGGTACCATCTGTGTTTCTATACACATTCACACTCAAGATTGTTCATCACAGGATTACAGCCAATGGTCTGTATGAGCTACCCTGGCCAGGCTAACACAGTAAATACTCAGAAGGCTTTTTGTTATGAAAACAGGCATTCCACTCTCTGCAGAGAAGAAGGGAGGGTAGGTGTTGTTTGAAAGTTTACTAATGTAATCTTTTGTGCATGTCATTAAAAGACAAAACGGCCCAATAACAGCACTGGGAAACACAAAAATTCTTCTCAATGAGATGCAAGTCTGAATGATTTTTAATACAATTGAAATTGTAAATGCAAGatttaagaaatttttttttaacattttgagACCCTTGGATCTCTGC
This window harbors:
- the RGR gene encoding RPE-retinal G protein-coupled receptor; this encodes MVAAHPLPEGFTEIEVFAIGTALLVEALLGFCLNGLTIISFRKIKELRTPSNLLVLSIALADCGICINAFIAAFSSFLRYWPYGSDGCQIHGFHGFLTALASIGSSAAVAWDRYHHYCTRSRLQWSTAASMMVFAWLFAAFWAVMPLLGWGEYDYEPLRTCCTLDYSKGDRNYVTFLFALSTFNFMIPGFIMMTAYQSIHQKFRKTGHFKFNTGLPLKTLVICWGPYCLLCSYAAVENVMFIPPKYRMIPALIAKTVPTVDAFVYALGNENYRGGIWQFLTGQKIEKAEVDNKTK